In the genome of Plasmodium chabaudi chabaudi strain AS genome assembly, chromosome: 6, one region contains:
- a CDS encoding DNA helicase MCM8, putative: protein MDRIVQLYFNNLELNDEVKKLILSWVTFFNRNWEYLFSIDKDVILNLEFFLDNKKIINRSAPPNNEIFLHELQKNPEIVLKFMKIAIHLLMYHVLGLNEVEEEDSQFKEQNVTHKKRKNMLEDAENESENVNFIRNDEIEQVKSDNILLYDLKYDRYKESENFRTYFFSTQITIYLYNWNKVNKFKNLKSEKVNQLVCLRGSILRVSPVQLLITKIDFICEKCRCIFKIEFVDGKFEIPKKCLIKNCDSKNFVPLRESAKSIEYQKIILKENKKNTSNIYETDDTTNIKNLLVTLEVTKFFVNTCLPGSYVEALGILKVISHNNNYLINGKNSIFNMYVDCISIFSLSSKKYFNNNTFNIQKIKKEKKKIYSTLLWQSYIDNAEKKVAQINIEKDMLEKLADKNNTNDSLDPQNGQSTNLRSVNEKDAHTNQSYGQTNLVDKESGAENKNDPLFRNEVNNQIDNLFCDIENVIKNNATLNSINMYGDFMDILFTNNSNLNNGYINKEGKPINAQNESRHNNLTNPSMDFDKNTLNFIKDFEKYKNKFYLLVSSFCPRVIMNYYIKAGLLLSLLGGKTIYDQFGEIKRRGNTHLLLIGDPGLGKSRILQYISNIIEKSLFICSTSTSINGLTACAVKDSTNNEYSLEGGALVLSDKGVCCIDELDKVSLKDQQSFLECMESQCINISKAGIVCNLKTRCTIIAASNPKEGKYNYNKTIFDNIKIPLPLLSRFDMVFLLTDKISEEKDMHISNYLITSTNDTTKNSYLYDQNEKNNFENLRHNDGSTIVENDENDENFDESIFFDFQYNLTNKCKQIDESNYLPIELLGIFVKYCRKSLFPILSNEAKQYIKKFYIHLRNASIAHSNISVPITIRQLESLIRLCQARARADLSNIVTLEHAKEVVVIYQKTIFYPLSLKMMNFKEKKISKGPRGKSAKALSGTFKKDIIQLAQITGNKINNKDLRNLAQSIIQSAESNISDDALIHLVNEEGFILNKGNHWQVDAFYLK, encoded by the exons ATGGATAGGATAGTACAACTTTATTTCAACAACTTGGAGTTAAATG ACGAAGTAAAGAAACTCATTTTGAGCTGGGTCACATTTTTCAACCGAAATTGGGAATACTTGTTTAGCATTGATAAGGATGTCATTTTGAAtttagaattttttttagacaataaaaagataataaatagAAGTGCCCCTCCTAacaatgaaatatttttacatgaGCTTCAGAAAAATCCAGAAAtcgttttaaaatttatgaaaattgcAATTCATTTGTTGATGTATCACGTCTTAGGATTAAACGAAGTAGAGGAAGAGGATTCACAGTTTAAGGAACAAAATGttacacacaaaaaaagaaaaaatatgttagaGGATGCAGAAAATGAATCtgaaaatgtaaatttCATACGAAATGATGAAATTGAACAAGTAAAAAGCgacaatattttattatatgatcTAAAATATGATCGATATAAAGAGTCTGAAAATTTTcgtacatattttttttctacacaaataacaatatatttatataattggaataaagttaataaatttaaaaatttaaaaagtgaAAAGGTCAATCAGTTAGTATGTTTAAGAGGAAGTATATTAAGAGTTTCACCTGTACAATTgttaataacaaaaatagattttatttgtgaaaaatgtcgatgtatatttaaaattgagTTTGTAGATGGGAAATTTGAAATACCTAAAAAGTGTCTAATCAAAAATTGTGATagtaaaaattttgttcCATTACGAGAATCAGCAAAATCAATtgaatatcaaaaaattattttaaaagaaaataaaaaaaatacatctaatatttatgaaacaGATGATActacaaatattaaaaatttattagttACACTTGAAgttacaaaattttttgtaaatacaTGCTTACCTGGAAGTTATGTAGAAGCTTTAGGAATACTTAAAGTTATTtcacataataataattatttaataaatggaaaaaattctatttttaatatgtatgTTGATtgtatttctatattttctttatcatcaaaaaaatattttaataataacacttttaatattcaaaaaattaagaaagaaaaaaaaaaaatttattcaaCACTTTTATGGCAATCGTATATAGATAATGCTGAAAAAAAGGTAGCTCAAATAAACATTGAGAAGGATATGTTAGAAAAATTGGcggataaaaataatactaatGATAGTTTGGATCCTCAAAATGGTCAGTCTACTAACTTAAGAAGTGTAAACGAAAAAGATGCACACACCAATCAAAGCTATGGACAAACAAACTTAGTTGATAAAGAATCTGGAGcggaaaacaaaaatgatcCGCTTTTTAGAAACGAAGTAAATAATCAAATCGATAACCTATTTTGTGATATTGaaaatgttattaaaaataatgccaCATTGAATTcgataaatatgtatggaGATTTTATGGATATActttttacaaataatagCAATCTTAATAATGgttacataaataaagaagggAAACCTATTAATGCACAAAATGAATCACgtcataataatttgacAAATCCTTCAATggattttgataaaaacactttaaattttataaaagattttgaaaaatataaaaataaattttatttattagttAGTTCATTTTGTCCACGTGTGATTATGAACTATTATATCAAAGCAGGATTGTTGTTAAGTTTGCTAGGAggtaaaacaatatatgaTCAATTTggtgaaataaaaagaagAGGGAAtacacatttattattaattggAGATCCAGGATTAGGAAAAAGTAGAattttacaatatataagtaatataatagaaaaaagtttatttatatgtagtACCTCAACAAGTATAAATGGATTAACTGCATGTGCTGTTAAAGATTCaacaaataatgaatattctTTAGAAGGTGGTGCATTAGTATTATCAGATAAAGGTGTATGTTGTATTGATGAATTAGATAAAGTGTCTTTAAAGGATCAACAATCTTTTTTAGAATGTATGGAAAGTCAATGCATTAATATATCTAAAGCAGGTATCGTATGTAATCTAAAAACTAGATGCACTATAATTGCTGCATCTAATCCTAAAgaaggaaaatataattataataaaacaatttttgataatattaaaataccTTTACCATTATTAAGTAGATTTGATAtggtttttttattgacTGATAAAATATCAGAAGAAAAAGATATGCATATctcaaattatttaattacatCTACTAATGATACAACAAAAAattcttatttatatgatcaaaatgaaaaaaataattttgaaaactTAAGACATAATGATGGTAGTACAATTgttgaaaatgatgaaaatgatgaaaattttgatgaatcgatttttttcgattttcAATATAATCTTACAAATAAGTGTAAACAAATTGATGAAAGTAATTATTTACCAATAGAACTGTTGGgaatatttgtaaaatattgtcGTAAATCCTTATTTCCAATTTTATCAAACGAAGctaaacaatatataaagaaattttatatacatttaagAAATGCTTCTATAGCCCATAGTAATATAAGTGTCCCCATAACAATAAGACAATTAGAATCACTTATTAGATTATGCCAAGCACGAGCAAGAGCAGATTTATCAAACATCGTAACATTAGAGCATGCTAAAGAAGTTGTtgtaatatatcaaaaaacgATCTTTTATCCTTTatctttaaaaatgatgaactttaaagaaaaaaaaattagtaaaGGTCCAAGAGGTAAATCAGCTAAAGCACTTTCCGgaacatttaaaaaagatattataCAGCTAGCCCAAATAActggaaataaaataaataacaag gaTTTACGAAATTTGGCTCAATCAATAATACAATCAGCCGAATCAAATATATCAGACGATGCGCTAATCCACCTTG taaatGAAGAAGgctttattttaaataaaggaAATCACTGGCAAGTAGAtgctttttatttgaagTAG
- a CDS encoding heat shock protein DNAJ homologue Pfj4, putative, whose protein sequence is MPNRVDYYEVLGVPQDADISVIKKSYRTLAMKWHPDKNPNNKAEATERFKQISEAYEVLSDPKRRRKYDLYGTDEGYTMGDNDEFSNFHKNFGFNDAQRIFEMFFGDSTPFGHDSFFGDVMGSSFGDKRRGRMGRSVDPFDNFFGSSFNISFGPSSFDNFMDGGSCFTSVETSTSSGGKFKNRVVKTSTSKTTSIINGRRVTRIETVKTLPNGTIERTVTEKEEDGRGNVNVRQLPSYEVRKSKR, encoded by the exons atgcCAAATCGAGTAGACTACTATGAAGTTTTAGGGGTACCTCAAGATGCTGATATAAGcgtaattaaaaaatcttACAGAACCCTTGCTATGAAATGGCATCCAG ATAAAAatccaaataataaagccGAGGCGACTGAGCGATTTAAGCAAATTTCAGAGGCTTATGAAGTGCTATCAGACCCCAAAAGGCGACGAAAATATGATT TGTATGGAACCGATGAAGGGTACACAATGGGAGACAACGATGAGTTTtcaaattttcataaaaattttggaTTTAATGATGCCCAAAGAATATTTGAAATGTTTTTTGGTGACTCAACACCATTTGGCCatgattcattttttggAGATGTCATGGGTTCATCGTTTGGAGATAAAAGACGAGGAAGAATGGGACGATCTGTTGATCcctttgataatttttttggcTCATCATTCAACATATCTTTTGGACCTTCCTCCTTTGACA attTCATGGATGGAGGATCATGTTTTACCTCCGTTGAGACATCAACTTCAAGTGGCGGAAAGTTTAAAAACAGAGTTGTGAAAACCTCAACATCTAAAACTACATCTATTATTAATGGAAGAAGAGTTACAAGAATTGAAACTGTAAAGACATTACCAAACGGAACAATTGAAAGGACTGTTACTGAAAAGGAAGAAGATGGGCGAGGAAATGTTAATGTAAGACAATTACCATCTTATGAAGTGAGAAAAAGTAAaagataa
- a CDS encoding mitochondrial ribosomal protein S18 precursor, putative gives MLLKKKLSLKWVSPNFENKNTKTLFLRFLSNDVKNVRYNKINNDIGKKDKIKLSEKVEEVKVSKEVCSNALFNECLEELYKMKKKVDSSSVEYDNSPAIDELNKEELKITKNIFERINKKKKHVSNLSYKDIYIDPYWNPFKEVNDLKREITYEFNEYSKLANIIELKKQKRAIKKSLKEQYKLYNPYSDEYTNEYISNDLDNHDKSEKYWNPSFDKRKILNIKTPFIWRHTHLLHNFIGENGLILPRKINYTTRKQQIQIFKSICIARRMALYPYDRKPTLDDLIPLMDPMQMLVDELTHRYKQNKDLRAQAILKVMINKYPLLNFYKYFCFEATKQKTSQHSHQSDDVFKNESMSLKTSNDQPDKSHIQSEQKKQQNFSKMLEKYKKNYYENSFNY, from the coding sequence atgcttttaaaaaaaaagttgtcACTAAAATGGGTGTCACCCAATtttgaaaacaaaaatacaaaaaccTTATTTTTGAGGTTCCTAAGTAATGATGTAAAAAACGtaagatataataaaataaataatgatataggtaaaaaagataaaattaaattaagtGAAAAGGTTGAAGAAGTAAAGGTTTCAAAAGAAGTATGTTCCAATGCATTATTTAATGAGTGTTTAgaagaattatataaaatgaaaaaaaaagttgatAGTAGTAGTGTAGAATATGATAATTCTCCTGCTATAgatgaattaaataaagagGAATTAAAGAttactaaaaatatatttgaaagaataaataaaaaaaaaaaacatgtatCTAATTTAAGTTATAAagacatatatatagatcCATATTGGAATCCATTTAAAGAAGTAAATGATCTAAAGAGAGAAATAACTTACGAGTTTAATGAATACTCAAAACTAGCTAATATaatagaattaaaaaaacaaaaacgtgcaattaaaaaatcgtTAAAGgaacaatataaattatataatccATATTCTGATGAATATactaatgaatatatttcaaacGATCTTGATAATCATGATAAAAGTGAAAAATATTGGAATCCATCCTttgataaaagaaaaattttaaatataaaaacaccATTTATTTGGAGGCATACGCatttattacataattttattggaGAAAACGGATTAATATTACCacgtaaaataaattatactaCAAGAAAACAacaaatacaaatttttaaatctaTTTGTATAGCTAGACGAATGGCTTTATACCCTTACGATAGGAAACCAACATTAGATGATCTGATCCCTCTCATGGATCCTATGCAAATGCTTGTTGACGAACTAACACATagatataaacaaaataaagacTTACGAGCTCAAGCTATTCTTAAAGTTATGATTAACAAGTATCccttattaaatttttataaatacttTTGTTTCGAAGCAACCAAACAAAAAACGTCCCAGCATTCTCATCAATCTGATgatgtatttaaaaacgAATCGATGTCACTAAAAACGAGTAATGACCAACCCGATAAATCACATATTCAATCAGAACAGaaaaaacaacaaaatttttcaaaaatgttggaaaaatataaaaagaattattacgaaaattcatttaattaCTAA